The nucleotide window AACGTTAGCATACATGTTATTGTCCTCAAAGTTAAGGAATGAAACGGAATCGAGACGTAGATGTATGTTGGAACTCAGCTAAGTCCCATATGGCTTCTTTGTTGAAGTGAACCATAGCTTCAGAATACCGGAAgaatatttcttttgttgttgttgttgtttgtttgttttttattttttatttcttttatttttttgttttttgaagaatatttcttaattttggGTTGCTATTCACAATATAGGTGGCAGCCATGACGATCTACATCAGAAACACACATACTCCATCATTTTCTTAGCCCTGGGCAATCAGTGAAACTATACACTAAGCCCTGATCTTTTTGCTAGTTTCCAGGTAAATGCTCACTCCGATGATGGTTTTGAGCTGGCACAATATTGTCACAGAACAGAATTGGAGACAGATGTACAATAATAGCACATCCTCAAATAGTACTTCCCACATCCAGATAAACAGCTTTGAGAGCACAGAGCATAATAAACTGGAGTAAGATAATTAGGAAATTATGGGCATTAAGTAATTATCACCTTTTTGGTAGATTGATTTAATTGTACATTTGTGTAATTTGTTTAGTAATGACAGTTTAACCATCTCACAAAATTTCCAAAAATGTATTAGATTTTTGAGCTGGTACGAGCCACCATCAGCATGGAAAAGAACACGAAGAGAAGAGAGGACTTCTTGTTGTCACgtcactctcatacacacactggAACCTTTGAGACTTAAAGACAAAGGGGGCGAGGTCCTTCTCTGGGAACTTTCTTCTCTGGAAACCTTCCCATTTGATAACATAGTCAGGGTCTGCAAAAGTTCAAAAGAGATTTCAAGAACCCATGTGACTCCTCCAGTCTTTGTGGGATGGCGTACAGTGCTAGCAATGGAGTCATTTTGCTGACATTGGCCAGTGATTGAGAGAGGCAGTGGTTTGACCCCTAGTGATCCTACACATGTGGCAGGCTTTCTTGGGTGATGGGAAGTTGCTAGTCAAGGTCCTATCATTTTGAAAAGTGCCATTTTGAAAAGTTCTAGCAGTTTTCGGAAACCACAGTAATCAACAACCAAGACTACATACAGTAACTTTCTTCCCTAGATTCCTGCCACTGCTCCCACTGAAGACCCTGATAATGGCTGGCCATAAGAGATATTTATGGGTGGTCagatgacttatttatttatttagatagggtcttattatgtaaccctatctgacctggaactcaactttgtagactaggctggccttgaacttatagagctccatctgcctgggaatctccctccccagtgctagaatgTACCACCACGTCTGACTGAAGGACCTAACATTCTTTAACTGATTACTCACTGGTTATGTCAAACAAGGACCAACTGCGAGCCAAAACCAAAACTCTGAAACCTCCATCTCTGTCCCAGGCTCGGCCCTGTAACTATGCCAGTGTGTAAGCAGAAGGCAAGGCGCTGGTCCTACAGACGCCCTCTGTGGGCCCCCAAAGATGTACTCGTAAACAGTTCTTCCTTTGTCTGCCTGTCCTTCTCACTGAcctttgtttgtatgtttgtttgtttgttttgtttttcgagacagggtttctctgtgtagtcctggctgccctggagctctctctgtagaccaggctggcctcaaactcacagagatccctttgcctctgtctcccaagtgctaggattaaaggcatgcaccaccaccgccctacTTCACTGACCTTTTTATAACAACCTATTATGAATGACTATTATTGCCTAACTTGTCGATCTGTTTTGTTGGTTAGAAAGCAAAGAAACTTCCCATAAGCGACAAAATAAAGACAGATCCTGGGACTCATCACAAGTAATGAAGAAGCCAAAGCAGAACCAACTTTCTGTGGTAACTGACTCCGAAGTGGCTTTGGTCAGTGCCTACCTTGAACAAAGACGAGGTAGGCGCCATTCCCAGTTCCACTGGGTGAATCAGATCCAGCAAGACAGTGATACCACTGAGTGTGACAGTGAGGAATCTAATTCTGGAGTGTCCTCATGGAAGGAGAGCGAAAGCGAACACCATCCTTCGCCCGCTACCATCAAGAGGAGAAAATCAGTGTCGAGGCCAAGGGATCTGGAAAATTACCAAATCAGAGAAAGGCCTTGCCTCCACTGCAAAGCCATGAGAACCAATGAATGGTTGACACGCCACTTCCCACCAAGCACTTCAGTAATGTCTCCCATGAAGGGAGAGACTCAAGAGGAGAATTGACACCTGGCATCAACACAAAATTAAGTAAATTTTGAATCTTGGCATCCTTGCCTTACTTGAAGTCAAAAGAAGGAGatgaataaaacatgaaaacCAGAGTTGTAGGTGAGGAGACGTTTACATTAAAGCCTCTTTGCTCACAACGAAAGTATAATTGGAACCCAAGAGGTCAGATTTCAGGCAAATTCATTGTTCAAAACAAGGGCAGAGAATTTGTCCATGCCACCACAGGAACACGGAAGACTTGTATCTtccatgatctttttttttaagtcaaaagaGCCCCGGGCAGATAGTCCATACCCCGGGTGTATGTGTTCTGTTTATGTcaatgatacaaatacaaaagctttttgaaaatatatttatgttgaGAAACCATTGAAATCTATTCATATGTTTTGATTATCTGACTGACTAAACAAATGAGGTGACTATGTGAATCAGGTGATTTTTGTAATAGCTTGAAGTGACTCTACTAGAGCTGTATTGATTGCTATATTGAGTCCACTAAGGGCTGTCGTGGAAGGAGTTTAGGGGCCTGGAATGTGACCTTATTTCTAGAGAACgtcagggagaagggaagggtgaCTCAGAAGGCAGCTGGGCTGTGACTTGTCCTCCATTGTTGTCCCAAGACCATGGCAAGTGTTAAAACTTTttttctgccaggtggtggtggtggtggcggcggcggcggcggcggcggcggcggcggcggcggcggcggcggcggcggcggcgcacgcctttaatcccagcactcgggaggcagagccaggtggatctctgtgagttcgaggccagcctgggctaccaagtgagttccaggaaaggctcaaagctacacagagaaacactgtcttgaaaaaaaacaaaaacaaaaacaaaaacttttttctGGCACTCGTTAAGGAGAAAATTTTATTTGATACTATTACAGTAGAGATTGATAAAGGAGCTACATAGAAATGAAAGCCCAGTATAAGATAAATGATTTACAGCCAAGGAGAAGGTTGAGGAGAGTCCTTGGATGGAAACTACTAGAGGAGGGTAATGGATAATCCCTGCTAAACTTACCTAACactgttttgtgagacagggtctcactgggtagccttggctggcctggaactcgttatatagatcaggctggcctcaaactcacagagatctgcctgcctcagcatcccGGGTACTGGGTTTAACAGTGTGGGCCACCACATCAGGTCTCTAACATGATTCGTGGTGAAGGTGGGGCTTAACCATCTCAAGTATGGTCAACTATCAACTTGTTGCTAGAACAGCTCAGTAGGTCAGACAGAACAGGACCAAAGTTGAAGCCTGGTCAAGAGGAGGACTcagaagagcctgtctcaagCTTGGCAGAAGAGAAGGCTTTTGGCACAAGTAGCTGAAATCTAGGCAAGCCTGGGACTAGATTTTTCATTTCAGTTGGGGGACCCTAGCAatgaagagttcaaggctaaGATGGATGGGTAGCCGTTCTATGGATCACTTTCCAGGTGGATGACAGGCACCCAACTGTGTTATAAAACAAGGTCCAGATCCTAGAGGGGACTGGCAAGGATTAGAAATGTGACATGGACTCTGGTCATGGGGCTAGATTCAAACAAGGGTGTAGGCCTTAGAGAAAGACTTGGTTACCATCTATGGTGGATGATGTAGCCTGATACAAAGGACTGTGACTTTCATGAGGAGCAGGGAAAGGACTAGCATCGAGAACAGATAGCTGTGACTTTGGACCAGGATTCACCTTGGCAAGAGCCGATTCCTTAACTAGTTATAACAAAGACTTTGGAACCAATGTAGAAGTCTAAACCCCTGGTGTCTAATTGGGATAATCTGGGTGATCATTACCAGACACCAGAGGCAGAGTTGCGTGGTAGAGAACATGATGGCATAGGTCAGGCTTTGGGTTCCATCCCCTGTGCTGCATAGACCAGCTATGGAGGTGCatgcctgggatcccagcactgaggaggtagaggcaagagcatcaggagttcaaggagttccagatcagcctgggatacaggagaccctgtcttaaaacaacactAAAGAGAGGTGGGAGCATATCTAAGGAGAGAGTTGCCCCAAACCAAATGAATGAGACACAGATGTGGttagagaagaaacaaaagcataGATACCTAGGTTGGGACTAGATTAAAGAGGGCAGTGCAAAATTGGTGAAGTGGGAGATTGCTCATGAAGCCAAGGCTGCAAATACTGGTCAGAGCTGGATGTTGCCTCCATGCaaagcccagtgtcactctcaGGGTGGGACTCCTCTTCAGTCTCTCCTAGGGCTAAATGGGATCTTCTCTGATGTTTATGGTCAAAGTCTGGCGCCTATTTGGCTGGCTGGCTTGAGGGAAGGCTTGCCTCTGTTTGGTGACTCATCCATAAGTTTCAGAAATGACCTCTGTAACAACTGCATCAggtatcacaattttttttttttttttgccacaattctttttttttttttttttttttttttggtttttcgaggacagggtttctctgtgtagctttgcgcctttcctgggactcacttggtagcccaggctggcctcgaactcacagagatccgcctggctctgcctcccgagtgctgggattaaaggcgtgcaccaccaccgcccggctttgccACAATTCTTATCAGGAACTGAGAGGCAAAGAACCGTGGGAAGCAGGAAAGGGTCTGACTGAAACGGATGCAGTGAAGGAGATCATGTATGCAGGGGGTATTTGCAGAAAGACAGGGAGCGAGATGATAGGGAACATGGATTACCAGATGGTCGGTGTCAATCTCTGCTTGCCAGATTGGGTGATGTGGCTTTGCTTGGTGCCGGTAGGCTTGTAAGGGTGGCAGGGAAGCAGCCTGAAGGGGTCCCTTAATCTTTTGCAGCCTTGACTCAGGTAAAACCAGATCCTCAACTTCAGCAAAGAATCGAAAGGGAAGCCGGatgaagcagagttggagttGAGTAAAGATTGACAAGTGGTGCGCGTGGGGAGGCTGGCACACCTCAGAGCATGAAGTGGGCTGCCCAGGAAAGAGTGGCACTTCCATGTCTTAGTTAGCATTAACCGTAGTTACCACTGGGGCTCTGGAGTTACAACTCAAAGACGCTGTCTCCCTTTTCGATAAATGAAAGGCAATGCCTTGCGTCACTAGGGTTGCTCAAGGGCCTTAGGACATATATTTTACTATACATGGGGTTTCTAGTGAAATTCCTAGGAAATTGTAGGTTTAGAATAGAGAGGAGAAAGGCCTAAAGCAAATGTTGATTGTGTCACGATTCTTCTCATCTGGTCAAGACTGCAGACCTCTAGATGAGGGGTTCTTTTTCTGCTCAGGCCCACATACTTTTGGTCCTGCTTCAGGGTAAATCTAAGTAACAGAAACACAGTAAGTGATGTTGTTATTGGGGAACATTTAGAGAATGCTTGCTATATTTCAGGCACATTTCAGTAAGTATTTACAAAAACTGTTTTCACAAATCTGCCAGATAGGTATTATTGAAACCTGGTGGATGATGGAATTGAGGCAAGGAGAAAGGTCAGACCAGTTGGTAAACGTGAGAGATTCGGGTTTGGGGTCATATATAACCACAAATATGATCTTCCCTGCATGATAATACAgtaaccattttatttatttatttattttacatttatttgtgtgtgtgtgtgtgtgtgtgtgtgtgtgtgtatgtgtatgagcacATGTTGTTGTatacatgtggaaatcagaggaccacttgctggaatctgttctctccttccaccacgtgggggctgggattgaactcagtttgaGGCTTGGTAGTGAgcgcctttaccttctgagccttCTCACCTGCTCTATCcatgttctttttaaagatttcttttatgtgtacaaatgttttgcctgaatgtatctATATGGACCTtggggcccacagagaccagaagagggcctcagatcccctggaaccagagttatggatggttgtgagccacccaccgtatgggtgctggaaattgaatctagGTCCTCCACAAGAGTTACAAGTGCTCTggaccaccgagccatctctccaggcctattATGCATTCcttgttgtttgagatagggtctcactgtataactttggatggccttgaactcagaatctgCCTACCATGGGCTCCTGAGCACGGGGATCCAAGGCCttcgccaccatgcctggcctctgctGTGAAGATGAGCACACCAAATACCAACTACAGACCAGAGGACTGTCAGTGGAAACTACAGCAAGAGTCAGAAACTTGTTAGCGAGGGGAGCATTTCTAAGGGAGCTGGGGGCTCGCCTGTTTAGTGGAGAGAACTCAGAGCTTCCATTTGCCTCAGATTCTGTGAGAAAGCCTGGCTTGGCTCAAAACAAAAGGGGGAAAGCCTATAAAGGCTGGAGGCCCTGGGAAGCAGGCATGAATGGGGCTGAATGTTGAATAGCAAGAGGCAGCAGGGACTGGAACAGtgaggatctgagaggaggggaGTGAGAGGCTCTGATTTAGAAGGGTGGTGAGTAAGGACCAGTCTCCATTCCAGAGCAGGGAGGCTCCTGGAGGCAGCAGGCCAGCTACTCAAGAAGACCAGATAACAGCTGCAGAGTtccacccagccagccacctCGGCTCCGAGGAAGGAATGCTCTTATCTCCCAGTGTGTCTATCCTAGGAAAGTGATTTCAAAACAGCTGcccaacccctccccccactttttttttttcaagacagggtttctctgtgtagttttggtgcctgtcctggatctatctctgtagaccaggctggcctcgaactcacagagatctgtctgcctctgccttccgagtgctgggattaaaggtgtgcaccagcaccgcCCAGCTAATTATTGATTTCTGACTATATATGAACGAAACAActtcactcctcctccatctgctCCTTCTCTTCTAAGAAAATTCGACTACCCAGCAAAGAGTATAAAGGGTATAGGAACAAGAGATCTGCCAAATAgactttttgttttctccatcactatggatagaacccagggccttgagcatgctcgACAAGGGCTCTACTTAAATTTTATCATaggtacacacaacacacagacacacacagacacacacacacacacacacacacacacaggaaaatcaTCTATGCATAAAGTTCAGTCATAGCCTCTGGGAATAATTCCCCATGGTAAGGGTGGGGGCTGTTATAATCAGTAGTGAAATCAATTAGTGGTTGTAACCAGCATTTATCAAAAAATAATAGAGGGTAACAGAATTGTTTCAGGAGAATTGTTTCTGTTTCAGGGTAGGTACGTGTGCTGAGCCGCAGTATGAAATGTGTTTCTTACTGTGTTAAGGTAAAAACCAAACGTACTGCTGGATGGGAGTTTTCTTTGGAGTTTTCCCCTTCTTATGCAGCAGCCACACCACTAAGTTAGTGAGAAGAATCGTCGCTTCATGCGTTCCCGACTGGCCACATGCTAGTAATTAGTAAATCTTCACCATGCTGTAGGATGGACCCACTGTTTAGGTTAGTGAAAAGCGTGAATTGAATCATATTACTTTAGAAGAACTACAGGTTTATATTTGTAAATACAGTAAGTGGAAGCAAGCTAACTAACTGTGGCCGGTACACAAGGATGGGCTTTGCTTTGGAGAATAGACAAGAGTAATTTGTAATTGACATTTCAAAGAAGCCTAAGAAACAGGCCCGCCTTTGTTTAAATCGTAATTACCCTGTTTGTATGTAAAAGGATACTTCTATAGAAAGCTTTTCAAAACAACTGGCTCTTTTAAGTAGATAATTATTCCCCCGTCTAATCTTGTTTATGCTATGCAGAACTTCAGCGgactcttttttccccccacaaagGTTAACTTCAGCCAGCCCTCCCTCAAATGATCACAAATTCCCAATTAGTGAATTCTAAAAGGGTTTCCCTGCAACAATATGCCAAGGACTGGTCTGCCGTGTTCTTTATTGCATTGAATAATGTCTGACAGGTTTCCAAGCGCCAGGCCACCTGGATATTCTCTCTGTCAGGAGCACGTGGTCAAAGAGGTGGACGCCGCCGTTAAAGGGGCAACTGCAAATGAGTCGCAAACCTTCAGAGGTGGTGAAGGATGGCAAAGGGGACAATATCTTTCATATGAACTAAATATTCAATTCTAGGCCCTTTTAGGTGTAAGGAGGAACTTACGTTGGTAACCCTAGgcgagcaaaaaaaaaaaaaattaaacttaaaaaaaaaatgtagagcaGAAAATTATTAGCTCTAAGCTCCTAAGAGAAAGGTGTCTTTTAAATCAATTCTGCTTgtgcgttttgttttgttttaaatcaccaccccctgcccccacccagctCCTTCACTGAACTACTTGGAAATCTCTACTCAGTACTCAAAACTCAATGCacgaaatactttttaaaaataataaaaagctttaatcccaacaccacTCTTTTCCAGTTCCTCTCTTTTTAACTTCTGAGCTGGACTTCTTTTGCAGGCAGATCTTCACCCTGCCTGATTCTGGGGCCTGCAGTCTGTAACGACCTTTGTTTATTAGTATCCCCTGTCACCACAGAGTTTCATATGTTCAAAACCTTGATTTAGCAGTGAAAAGGCCAGGCAGGGAGCCAGCTCTGCTACTAATTAGAATAAATCaaaagggggagaggggagataaAAACCAGGTTCCGGGGGGCGGATCTACCGGATTTAGTAAGGCTGAGTGGTAGCTCTGAGAGAGAAATAAGAGACAAAAGTGTCTGGAGAAATGCCTGCTGGGGCCGGAGCACTTTGTGTTTTCTCTGATTGCAGGGCTCTGGGGTCAGAGTCGGGGTAGCCCCTGCTGAttgcctctctttcttcccttccagcAGACCCCCATTCTGCCCCATTGTAAGCCTTCTCTTACACGCGGTCTTGATTGGTCTGAGCCAATCATGGCTGCGCCAGTCCCCCTGTCGACGAGCGGTTCAAGCAGGCAGGGGGTGTCATTTCTTTCTGGGGAGAAGTTGGCTGGTGGGGGCATTCTTCAAAGTTTCTTCGCTCTGAAACCAGACATGCAGGGAGAGGAAATAGCCGCTTTTCTTTCGGTGGACAGCTCTGAGTctgggagggggggcgggggatGGCAACGCGTGTCCACGACGGCCTGGGTTTGAATGCGACAAAGTGGAAAGTTGGAATCGATAGGTCCAGAGCTGCCAAACTGACGAGGAGCTAGAGCAACGCTTTggatttctttttggttttttgtagcccagacttgcctggaattcaccatctgcctgcttcagcctcctgtaCTGTACTGGGACTGCGGGAGCGTGCCGCTGGGCCTGATACTGCTTTTGGATTGCTTGCAGACAAAGTCGTTTGTTTCTAAGACAAGTTCTTACTAGATAGCcttagttggcctggaactctttatgtggaccagcctggcctcaaattcatggagatccacctgcttctgcctcccaagtgctgagtttaTAGAAACATGCCCCactaacatatttatttttaaaaaattaccctAGCTGGGTGTAgtagtacacatctttaatcccaccacccaggaggcagaggcaggttgatgtaaattcaaggccagtttagtCTACATTGGGAGTTCCAGGCCCGccaaaactacatagtgagacattgtctcaacaaacaaacaagcctccCCCAACCAAGTATGTCTATTTGTatagtctctttctttctttctttctttctttctttctttctttctttctttctttctttctttctttccttccttccttccttccttccttccttccttccttccttccttctttctctctctctcttccttccttcctttctttctttctttctttctttctttctttctttctttatttatttctttttctttctttctttcagacagggtcttacgtAGCCTAGGCTTacctcaaacttgccatgtagctgtAACCTTGTATATGATGACCCTGACCTTCCaagcctccagcctccacctcctgagtacaagAACTACAGGtttataccaccacacccagtctatggtgctgggactggaacccaTGAATATCAGGGAACTCCTCTGCCAACCAAGCTAAGTTCTCAGCCTTCAGGGACAGTGATAGTTTTTTGAGCATTCTCAGGGAGTTTCCCTGTTTCCTGCAGTTGGTTTAGGATCGTCCTCTAGGACCTGTAGAGTGGGGCCTTTCACCTGGGAAGTGCTTTGTAATGCTGAAGTTGCTAAAGACAGACGTGCATAGAAACTGTTGCCTTCCCATATGTACGGTGGGATGGATGCTCTGGACGCAGAAGTCCTTTGTACCCAGGGACATGGCTTTCCAGTGTAACCTGTGCACTCTAGAGTGTTCACAATACCAGCACAAGGCAAGGAGATGTACATGGCTGTTATTTGTATTTGGGAACAATGACAAGGGAAAGAAGTCTGAAAATGTCAGAGATGAGCATCTTCCCCCAATATCTTCTGGATAGCCTGCAGTGACATCAGACAGATTGAGCGCCTCACTGATGCTAGAGAGAGTGGGTCAGTTGAGCAAAGGTCTTTGTGAGTGCTTTGATCGTTTTCTGCTGATGGCCTCATGCTGCTCACTTCCCACATACTTTGCCTTGACCAGGCATTGGCTGCCATAGAATTTTCTTCCAGTTTACGTCCCTGCCTGAGAAGCTGGACTTGAGACCAAGACAGATATCAGTTTCCCAGGGAAACTGAACTCAGAGCAGGTCTTCCAGGTCCAAAGTGCTCTCCAGGTAGATTAGGAATGGAGGAAGCGGGTTGTTaggaaaagaaaagcatggtAAACCAAGAAGAGTGAAGAGCTCTGGTGATTTTCACGTTCCCAGTCCCAGCTTCTTCCTAGGGCCCCTCTGTCACCCACTCATCAACACCAGCACACCTCACCAGCAGGATCTTGTGATAACTCCCCCCTTTCACTTACACCGGCTCTAGTGGGTCTCCGTTACTTAGAAACCAAAAGAATCCCCACACCAGTGGTGTGCTGGAATGTTTGACAGCATGCTCAGTGTTAGCAGCCTGGCTATATAAGCACTCTGGTTTTCCTGGTATAAATACCCACCCTGTTGCTGGTCTCAAAGCTGCCAAAGGTTTTGCTGAGTGGGAGTTGGGAAAAGATGGGAATATTGGCTCCCCCACATCCCTGGATGAAATGAATACAACATGCAATATGCTTCTCAGCCACATAAGAGGTTCAAGGACACATGTGGATAGCCTCTCAGTTAGGAATTACGGGACACAAATCTTTTTAATTAGTTTCAAATGTGCAGCATCTTAGGGCTCAGGGAGTAGAGGATGTAGGATCAGGCTTTTAAATCATAGTGGAAAAAAACCCCACCTTCTGAGTATAATGCTTTTGTGTGTAGTGGGAAttggaggcaggggaagggttCATATTGAGGGCAGAGAAGAAGCCAGAAGTGCAGCTGGAGAGGTGTGGAAGGCAACCTCGGGGAAGGCAGACACAGGCCTTGACAGAATGGAGAGGGCAGCCTTCGTCAGGTAAGGGAGCTACCTGGTACCAGCTCACAGAAGACGCCGTTTGTCCTTCAGCCATTCAGCCATCAGAAAATTCCTGACCTGATATGCTTTTTTATATGTGGTGCCTGaaattgaacacagggccttgggTGTACTGGGCCAATCTAATCCTCTGTCACTGATAGGGTCTTGGTTGGTTTGGAACTGGCTATGTATGCTAAGTCAGCTATACATGCCAAGCTGACCCCACACTCATGGCTAGCCCTCTTGCTTCTGACTCTCacgtgctgggatcacaagcacacACCACGACACCTagctttctgccccccccccaggagaAAAGGCCTTTTATTGCACAATTAGagttaaaaagacagaaaaatatgatc belongs to Peromyscus eremicus chromosome 3, PerEre_H2_v1, whole genome shotgun sequence and includes:
- the Ssmem1 gene encoding serine-rich single-pass membrane protein 1 isoform X1, which codes for MGDLLSLFWGVDPPPRPLSFTIPSQDAECRKDDSCGTIGSFLLWYFIIILILMVFSRASVWMSESKREEDRRRNASVSKESKETSHKRQNKDRSWDSSQVMKKPKQNQLSVVTDSEVALVSAYLEQRRGRRHSQFHWVNQIQQDSDTTECDSEESNSGVSSWKESESEHHPSPATIKRRKSVSRPRDLENYQIRERPCLHCKAMRTNEWLTRHFPPSTSVMSPMKGETQEEN
- the Ssmem1 gene encoding serine-rich single-pass membrane protein 1 isoform X2, which gives rise to MFFERTEKRFAREMSESKREEDRRRNASVSKESKETSHKRQNKDRSWDSSQVMKKPKQNQLSVVTDSEVALVSAYLEQRRGRRHSQFHWVNQIQQDSDTTECDSEESNSGVSSWKESESEHHPSPATIKRRKSVSRPRDLENYQIRERPCLHCKAMRTNEWLTRHFPPSTSVMSPMKGETQEEN